TTTATGAAAGAAGATCGACTTTACCTGAAAGTTGAAACAGTGGATTTAGACGAATGGGGTGTTGATGAAGTAAAAGTTAAGGAGCAACTTATAGAAGAAATTTTACAGCTGGAAGCTTTTAAAAATAGCCATGAACCTAGTATAGAATTATTAGAACCAAACAGTTTGAAACCATTTGTGTATGAAAAAAAACGTATTTTACATTTTGAAAAAATCGAAAGATAAGGTGAGTATGATGGGTGATTTTACGCCAATGGAATGTGTAGAGAAAATAAATGAGATATGTCTAACGAGCAATTCATTGAGTATTTTTGAACTAGGGAATAAATTGTTAACCTTAGATTGTGTAAGGATGCATGGTCCAGAGCATCATTATTTGATATCAGCAGCTGTTATAACAGTTTACTGCAACGGTACAAAGAAAGAAGCATTAAAACAGAAGATGTTAGATAAGGCGTTGCACCGAGCAAATCTTATTCAACCTGGATCTTGTGGTTATTTTGGTGTTTGTGGCGCTTCAATGGCTGTAGGTAGTGCTATTAGTCTGATTGAAAATGTGACTCCATATAAGAAAAAAGAGTTAATGGCACTAGGTAAAATTACATTGAGGAGTCAATCAAAAATAGCAAACTATATGGGACCTCGTTGTTGTAAGCGAGCTACATATGTTGCTTTAGAGGATACTCACAACTGGCTTGAAGAACAGTTCCAATTAGCGGGTAATAGGATAAATAATTATGGGTCAAAGTTTGTATGTGGGTTTTCAAACAGTAATGATACATGTCTGAAAGGTGCTTGTAAATATTATAACCTTTAAGAAATAGTTACTGCCCGATACTGTAACAGAACATTGAATGATTTACATTAGATGGAGAATAGAATTTTAGTTAACTCAGTTTGTAATATATTGGCTATTGTATTTATCAAGTTCAAAATTGAGCCACTTTGCATAAAAAAATTAAGTGTTACTTTCAATCCAATCTTTAGTTTCTTTAATTCTACTTATTAAAGGATAAATTTCATGTTACTATAGTGGGCTTTTTCTCTAAGCGTAGAGAGAAATATGTGAATAAAAGCTCACTACCTTCCTTATGGAACCATATATAACCTAGCTCATCTGCTATACTAAATCATATTGTCTCTGTTGAATTAAATATATACGAAATACTTTCATCTGACAACTATCCTAACACAGGAATATATTTTAGACAAAGTTTATTGTAATCTACATATGAAAATAAAGAGGGGTTTTATGGAATTTTCCATAGAACCTCTTTTTAAAAAGAAAAAATATATAGAGAAACTATATCTAAGCCGAATGTATAGGCACCTACTTCAGTTCAATAAATCAGAAATATTTTCAAAGGTAAGTCACTATCAGATAATAGAGTGTAAATCTTATAGTTAGGATAGAAGGTTCATAATTGTTTACAGCATAGGATGTTCTGATGTTCCACCTTGTGAAAAATTTATGATTTATTTCACCTTGTAGGTGAGCAGAGTTTATTGAGTTTGAAAGTCGTTTATCCATATATGTATGATATAATTTCATGGAGGCATAAGTATTAAAAAATATGAATTGTGCCAGTGAAAAGGTGATAAAATGGGTAATTTTGTGAAGATATCTGTAAGAGGGTTAGTTGAATATGTATTAAGACGAGGGAGTATAGATTCTACCTTTGTGGGAACTAGTGTGTTAGTAGAGGGAGTTCGTGCCCATCAGAAGATACAGGGTAAGCAAGGGGATAATTATGAAAGTGAAGTATCTTTAAAGATGGACATATCCTATAAGGATTCTTTTTTTAAGATAGAAGGACGTTGTGATGGAATAATTAAGGAAGATGTAATTATTATAGATGAAATAAAGTCCACAAGGAGAGAACTTGAGTATATAGAGGAAGACCACAATGAAGTATATTGGGGACAGGGAAAAGTTTATGCTTATATGTATGCTAAGGAAAATAATATTGAAAATATAAAAGTTCAATTAACTTATATGAATATAAATACGGAAGAGGAAAAGAGGTTCATAAAGGAATTTACTATAGATGAATTAGAAGAGTTTATTTATTATCTATTGGAAGAATATAAGATATATGCAGATCTTAGAATGGACATGGAAGAAAAAAGGCAAAATACCATTAAGGATTTAGACTTTCCATTTCCCTCATATAGGAAAGGTCAAAGGGAATTGGCCGTGAGCATTTATAAGACCATAAGAAATGAAAAGAGAATATTTGCAAAGGCCCCTACAGGAACAGGTAAAACCATATCTACCCTGTTTCCAGCCATAAAGGCATTAGGGGAGAATAAGATAGAAAAGATCATATATTTAACTGCTAAGACCATAACTAAAAAGGTGGCAGAGGAAACTTTAAATATATTATTGAGTAAGGGGCTAAGTTGTAAAAGTACAACTATTACGGCTAAAGAGAAAATCTGTTTTATGGATGAAGTTAATTGTAATAAGGAACACTGTCACTATGCAGATGGATATTATAATAAGTTAAATAAGGCAATTATAGATATATTTGAAAATGAAAATATGATGGATAGGGAAACTATAGAAAAATATAGTGAGAAGCACGGAGTGTGCCCCTTTGAATTTTCCCTGGATTTATCTCTATTATCTCCCATAGTGGTCTGTGATTATAATTATTTTTTTGACCCTAGAGCATCTTTGAAGAGATTAAATGAAGAAAATAAAAACTCCTATGGAGTATTAATAGATGAGGCTCATAATCTGGTGGATAGGTCAAGGGAAATGTTTTCTGCATCTTTAAATAAATCGGATTTCTTAGATTTAAAGAGAAAGTTTAAAAATAAGGATAAGGATATGCACAGACATTTGAATAAAATAAATTCTTACATGATAGATTTGAGAAAGGAAAGGGAAGAGAAATCCTTTACTAAGAAGGACAAGCCAAAGGATATTAATAGATTTCTAAATGGGTTTGTAAGTAAAGCTGAAAAGTGGCTTATGGATAATAAGGGAGATGAAGATTATAAGGAAGTATTAGACTTGTATTTTAATTGTAACTCCTTTGTAAGAATACTAAAGTTGTATGATGAAAGATATATAACCTATGTGGAGAAAAGTAAAAGTGAAGTTACTTTAAAGTTATTTTGCTTAGATCCATCCCATTTATTAAGGGAGATTACTAAAAATAATAGAGCAACCATATTTTTTTCAGCCACCCTGTCTCCCATGAAATATTATAAGGAAGTATTAGGCTCAGATGAGGATGATTATAATGTGATGCTACCATTTCCCTTTGATAGGGACAATATAAAGGTATATATAAATAAAGTTTCTACAAGATATAAGGATAGGGAAAATACTTATGAAAAAATAGTAAATACTATAAGTGATACTCTAAATAAGGAACCTGGAAATACTCTAATATTTTTTCCTTCTTATAGTTATATGTATAGGATATATGAGATTTTCATAGAAAAGCATGGTCATATGAATATTATAGTTCAGGACAATCACATGAGTGAAGAAGAGCGGGAAGAGTTTTTAGAGGAATTTAGTAAGGATGAAAGGGTAATAGGTTTTGCCGTACTAGGAGGAATCTTTTCTGAAGGAATAGATTTAAGGGAAGAAAAGTTAGAAGGGGTAATAATTGTAGGAGTGGGACTTCCGCAATTATGTTTTGAAAGAAATATTATTAAGGAGTATTATGACTCTAATGAACAATGGGGATATGATTATTCTTATGTATATCCAGGAATGAATAAGGTTTTACAGGCTGGAGGAAGGCTAATTCGTACTGAAAGGGATAAGGGATTTTTACTTTTAATGGACGATAGATTTTTAACTGGTAAGTATCAGAATATGATTCCTTATGAATGGAAAAACTTTAAATTAATATAGATATTAAGGTTTTCATGCAGTTTACTATATAAACCCTTTATTAAAAAAATTTTCCATGTTATAATGAGTAGAAATTTAAGAATAAAAAGGAGTAATTTATGATAGAGTTAGGTAAAATACAAAAGTTAGAGGTATTAAGAGATACATCCGTTGGTATGTATTTAAATGCTAAAGATGAACTAGATGATACGGGAGTACTTCTTCCTACGAAGCAAATTCCAGAGGGAACTGAAATTGGTGATGAGATAGAAGTATTTGTATACAGAGACTCAGAAGATAGAATAATTTGTACAACTAATAGTCCAAAGTTAACATTAGGTGAGATGGAGTATTTAGAAGTGGTTGATACTTCTAAAATAGGAGCTTTCCTAGATTGGGGACTTGAGAAGGATTTATTCTTACCCTTTAATGAAATGACTAATAAGGTTGTAAAGGGAAGAAAGTACTTAGTAAGTTTATATATAGATAAAAGTGATAGACTTTCTGCCACTATGAATATAGGTGATTTCCTAGAGTTAGAAGGGCCTTTTAATCCGGGAGATAAGGTAGATGGAATTATCTATGAGGTTACTAGGGAAAGGGCTTTAGTTGCTATAGATAGGAAGTATCATGGTGTTATATTAGGTCATGACTTATATGGAGACTTTAGATGTGGTAATGAGATAAATGCTAGGGTAGTGGATACTAGAAAAGACGGAAAGATTAGACTTAGTCTTAGAAAATTAGCCTTTAAACAAATGGGAACTGATGCAGATACCATATTAGAAAGATTAAAGCAATATGGTGGAACTATGTATCTACATGATAAAAGTGACCCAGAACATATTAAGGACGAGTTACAAATGAGTAAAAAGGGATTTAAAAGGGCTGTAGGAAAACTTTTAAAGGAGAATAAGATAGAGTTTATTGAAGGTGGAATGAAATTAAAATAATAGAATATAGTATGAGGCAGCCTTGGGGCTGTCTTATTTTTGTGGGCAGAGGAGATTAATTATAATCTAAGAGTATGTGAACCTACTACGTTGAAATAATTCAAAACGTTTCAGAGGTAAGTCACTGTCAGATGACAGAGTGTAAATCTTATAGTTAAGGTACATGATCATAATTGTTTGCAGCAGGGGATATACTGACGTTCCACCTGCTGAAAAATTTTTGAATTATTTCAACTTGTAGGTGCTAAAGTTTATTTGCTTGTTTACGACATAGGATGGTTTTATTACTGTCTTATTTTTGTGTCATTTTATAAAGGAAACTGTAAATGAGAATAGAATATTAATTAAAGGGGGCGATGAGATGAAATATGATTTTCATGAGATAATAGACAGAAGTGAAAATAATTCTTTAAAATATGATGAGTTAGATAGTATGTTTGGAAGGAAAGATCTATATTCCCTTTGGGTGGCAGATATGGACTTTAAGGTGGCACCAGCAATACAAAAGGCCCTAGAGGATAAGGTTAAGGAAGGTATATATGGTTATACATCAAGACCTGACTCTTATTATGGTAGTATGGTTAATTGGTATAATAGAAGATATAATTGGAATATAGATAAAGATTTAGTACTTCACAGTCCATCGGTAGTAAGTTCTTTAAGTCTTATGGTACAAGAATTTACTAAGCCAGGAGATAAGATTATTATCCAACCTCCTGTATATTATCCTTTTTCCAATGTTGTAAAAAATCATGGGAGAAAGCTTGTATTAAATCCATTAAAAGAGGTGGATGGAAAATACTATATGGACTATGAGGATTTAGAAGAAAAAATAGATGAGAACACTAAATTATTAATACTTTGTAACCCTCACAATCCAGTAGGTAGAGTCTGGACTAAAGAGGAGTTAGAAAAGTTAGGGAATATATGTATTAAAAAGGGAGTAAAGATAGTATCAGATGAAATCCATGGAGATTTAACTTTGTGGGGGAGAAGATATACTCCATTAGGAAGTATAAGTGAAGAATTTAGGAAAAATACTATAACTTGTTTATCTACTAGTAAAACTTTTAATTTAGCAGGGGTTCAAGCATCTTTCATAGTTGTTCCTGATAAGGAGGATTTTGAAAAACTAGATAGGGTAATGGGATTATATGATGTGAGCCGAAATAATTGTTTTAGTTTGGTGGCTGTGGAAGCAGCTCTAACCCATGGTGAAGAGTGGTTAGAAGAATTACTAGTATACTTAGGAGAAAATATAGAATTTTTAATAGACTATTGTAAAAACCATATGCCAAAGATTGTTCCTAATAAACCGGAAGGTACTTACTTAGTTTGGCTAGATTGTAGTAATCTTAATATGACTACTAAAGAGTTAGATGACTTTATGATAAATAAGGCAAAGGTAGCCCTAGATTCAGGCTTTTGGTTTGGCAGGGAAGGAAAAAAATATATGAGAATCAATGTGGCCTGCTCAAGGGAGCTTATAAAGATGGCATTAGATAGCATGAAAAGGGCATATGATCAATTATAAAAGGGGGAATGTAGGTATGAATATACCAGAGAAATTAAGTTTAGGAAATTTACCAACTAAAATAGAACCCTTAGAAAAATTATCTAAAGTAATAGGCGGACCTAATATATACATAAAAAGGGATGACCAAACGGGTCTTGAAGTATCTGGTAATAAAGTGAGAAAGCTTGAATTTGCAGTGAAAGAGGCTATTGATAGGGGTTGTGATACTTTAATCACTTGTGGTGGCGTTCAGTCTAATCATTGTAGGGCCACAGCAGCAGTGGCTGCAAAGCTTGGACTTAAGTGCTATTTAGTATTAAGGGGAAATGAAGAAGAGGATTTAGATGGTAATTATTTTTTAGATAGGTTATTGGGAGCTAAAATAAAGTTCATAAGTAAAGAAGAGTATCAATATGATAGAGAAGAAATAATAGATAATTTAAAGAAAAAATTAGAAAATAATGGTTATAAACCTTACATAATTCCTATGGGTGCTTCTAATGGAATCGGAAACTTTGGTTATTTTAATTGTATGAAGGAAATTGAACAGCAGGAAAAAGAGCTGGGAATAGAGTTTGATGCAGTAGTTGCAACGGTAGGTTCTGGTAGTACCTATGGTGGATTATTATTATATAACAAATATAAGAATAGGGATTCTAAGGTATATGGTATAAACATATGCGACAATGCCTACCACTTTAAAAAAGTAATTAAGGAAATTATAGATGAAAGTTTAGAGTATGTGGAAGAACAGATAGATATTAGTGAAGAGGATATAAACATTATAGATGGGTATGCAGGCCTTGGATATGCCATTAGTCAAGATGAAGAATTGGAGTTTATAAAATATTTGGCAAGGCTTGAAGGGGTAATACTAGACCCTGTTTATACAGGAAAGGCCATGTATGGACTTGCTAAGGAAATAAAAGATGGCAATTTAGGTGAACACAAAAATATATTGTTCATTCATACTGGTGGTTTATTTGGATTATTTCCTAAGAGGAATATGATGAAGTTATAAGGGATATGATAAATTCATATCCCTTATTTTTTTTAAATTTTAATTAAGGTTGTTATATGTCCAATAAAATGTTATATTTATAAGGTTGATAACAAAGAAGGGACGATTGATTTAATATGGCTAAAAAGAAAATAATGAACATAGCAGTGATGGCCCATGTTGATGCAGGAAAATCTACTTTAGTAGATGCACTACTTAGTCAAAGTGGAGTGTTTAGAGCAAATGAAGAAGTAGTAGACTGTGTTATGGATAGTAATGACATTGAGAGAGAACGTGGAATTACAATCTATTCAAAAAACTGTGCAATAGAGCATAATGACATTAAAATAAATATAGTAGATACACCAGGACATGCTGACTTCTCATCTGAAGTTGAGCGTATTATAAAGACAGTGGATACGGCAATATTATTAGTAGATTCAAGTGAAGGACCAATGCCTCAAACTAGATTCGTATTAAAAAAGGCATTAGAAAGAGGTCTTAGACCAATCCTATTCATAAATAAGATTGATAAGAAGGATCAAAGAGCAGAAGAAGTTGTGGATATGACTTTTGATTTATTTGCAGAATTAGATGCAAATGAAGAGCAATTAGATTTCCCAATCGTTTATGGTATAGCTAAAGATGGAATAGCCAAAAGAGAAATGGAAGATGAAAGTAATGATTTAAGTCCATTATTTGATCTTTTAGAAGAACATGTGGACACTTATGAAGATAGGGATGAAGATGATCTTCAATTACAGATTTGTTCTTTAGCTTATGATGATTATATAGGAAGACTAGGAATTGGTAGAGTAACTAGTGGTACTATAAAATCTGGATCTACTCTATCTGTTTGTAAGCGTGACGGAAGTGTGGTAAATGGAAGAATAGCTAAATTATTCGTATACGAAGGTTTAAATAGAGTAGAGAAAAAGGAAGCTAAGAGTGGAGATATGGTAGTTATTGCTGGAATCAGTGATATATCTATAGGTGAGACTATCTGCGATAAGGATAAGCCAAAGCCAATGGAAATGATAGAAATACAAGAACCTACCCTAGCTATGAACTTTATAGTAAATGATTCACCTTTTGCTGGTAAGAGTGGTAAGTATGTTACTACAAGACATATTAAGGCAAGACTTGAAAAGGAATTAGAAGTAAATGTAGGTCTTAGGGTAGAAATGTTAGAAAGTCAAGATGGATATAAAGTATCTGGTCGTGGAGAACTTCATTTATCCATATTACTTGAAAACATGAGAAGAGAAGGATACGAAGTATCTGTATCTAAGCCAGAAGTATTAATGCAAAGAATAGATGAACAATTACATGAGCCCGTTGAAAGGGTAATTATAAATGTACCTGAGGATTATTCTGGAACTGTAATATCTAGATTAAACCTTAGAAAAGGTATGCTTGAATTTATGGAAACGGACAATGGATATACTAAAATTGAATTCCTAGTTCCAACAAGGGGATTATTAGGATATAGAAGTCAGTTCATAAATGATACTCGTGGAGAAGGAACTATAGTAAGATCCTTTGAAAGATATGAGCCTTACAAGGGAGAAATTCCAGGTAGAGCTAATGGAGTATTAATATCTCAAGTAAAGGGAAGTACCATGTCTTATGCACTGTTCAACTTAAGTGATAGAGCTACTATGTTTGTAAATCCTGCTGTAGATGTATACGAAGGTATGATTGTGGGAATGAACAGTAGAAAGGACGATATGGTAGTAAATCCTTGTAAAAATAAAAAGTTAACTAACGTAAGAGCTTCTGGTTCTGATGATGCTATAAAATTAGTTAGAGCTAAAGAGTTTACTTTAGAAGAGGCATTAGAATTTATTGAAGATGATGAGTTAGTAGAAATTACTCCAGATGCAATAAGACTTAGAAAGAAAATATTAAATGAGAATGATAGAATAAAGGCTATGAGAAAAAATAGCTAAAAAATCTTATGTATATACTTTTAATGTAGCATTTAGGGAAATATTTAAATTCTACAAGAAAAAGACGTTAGAAATTAGGAATCAAATTCCATTTCTAACGTCTTTCTTAATGTAATAAAATATCATTTAATCAAATGTTTATTAAAAAAAATACTTTTGCTAAGGTATATTGGCCTTTAGAAGAGGAACTATGTGGCTTTTTTACCACTATTCAAAATACTGACTATGAGAGCCAAAGGGAATAGCAAATGGTAGATATGCTCTTGCAATTTCAGAAAAGGAAGTGGCATCAAGAATTAGCAAGTAGCTATTACAGTTTATTGTATCAATCACTAGAGAGAGTATAACTCCTTCATCTTCCCCACAAGCACCTGGCATTGGAACAAATACAGGTTCACCTGGAAAATTATTTTCCTTGTACCAGTACTTATATGATTTGCTCTTAATACAGAACTTGACTAATTTGTTAGAAAAACCATTGGATTTATGGGCGCTTACTCCATATACATAGTTATAATTCTTGGTGTTACACTTTCTGTAGTTTATCCTAGGGAACTCAATGAAATCTTTAGATAGAATATGGGTTGTGACTTTATTACTACCTAACTCCAAATAATATCGCCGTATTTCTGGTGTGGGCAGTAATAAATCCCCTTGGCGTAATTTATTCAGGTACATGGATTTAATGATTGATGAATCCTTATATGAAACAATATCAACAATAACATTGCCCATGTCTTCAAAGCAGTTTATATGGTGAAAAGCAAAAAATGGTTCGCACTTGAAATTGCCGACAAGCTTACCACTGTTTTTATCTATTATCAGAAAGGTTGTACCATATTCTGGCTTCCAAAATAAATTATCTACAAATGGACTACCAGTGAGCAATAATCTAAAAGGGTCTATAAAAAGTGGAAACTCAGTTAGAATTACATAGTTTTTGGTCATACCAAAACTATGCATATAAGCTGGTTGCTTTACGGGTATGGATGAAATTATCTGTCTTTTGGTGGTCCCTTGTTTAATACTGTAAATATTATAACTGCTGGTTAAGGAAAAACGGGTTATATAATTAATTAGTTCCTTCTTATCATAATCAAACTGAGGGTGAGCGGTTGTTAAATGCCCGGTAACCTGGTCTCCATAGTGAAATCGCCCTAGAGTACGTAAACTATCAGGATCAAATTCAACACGAGGAGGAGTTTCTGTCATGGCAATATAGCTTTCCCCTATTTTCGTAACATTAACACTGGCGTTATCTGTAAAATGTCTGGTGGCATTTAAGAAAATCCTATGGGGTAATGAGGATTTAGGGATAGTGGCAAATTCAGGATATACAATTCTTCCTGTTTCTATTATACTTTTAAAAGTATGGCCTTTTAGAAATCTATTGGTATATGAAATTTTCCCATTGCGAAAGGAAAACTTATAAAGCATGGCTAAACCATCAAATAAGTGGTTGTATTTTTCTTTCCCCACCTCAAATTTTGCTGGACCATTGCGGATTAAAGTTCCCGAAAGCCATTCTGGTACTTTTCCTTCCACTGGAAGTAATATGTTTTCAACCTCTTGTACTAAGGTTTTAAAACCCTGTTCTACATTTATTTTCATAAGATTAATCAATTCACCTCTTAAGTCTTGCGTGATTTAAACAGTATGATTCTGTTCCTGTTATTGAAACATTCATGTTTACGTTCATTTTTTACTTGATACTAGAACTTATGTTTTTCCTTTCTTCCTTCTCCTTAAGATGACTATAAAGTTCCTTTAATTGAGTTAACATGTAATCGGAAACTCCCTTAGGATTTTGTGTTTTCATAATGGAATAAGCCATCTTAGGAGTGAATTTTCCAGGATAATAAACTATATATCTATCTTCCCAATGGGTTGGGGCAAATTTCTTTTTATACTGATATAAATTCTTATAATCATAAAATTTATTTAAATTTTCATATACGTATTGAAGAAGGGTCCCTGTAGTTTTAGTATGAGTTGAAGAAATATCATTTAAGGGACATACGCCTAAACTTGCCCATTTTACCTTTTCATTTTTTAGCTTCTCAAAGGCACTTATTATTATGCTTTCCATAGTCCCTGTAGGAGCATCTATACGACGTCTTATCACATCTGCATAATATCCGCTTTTGTTTAAAAAGGGTACAAAGACTACAAAACCTTGGATTTTACCATTATTATCTTTACCTAAAAAGTATCTCCTATCCATGGGATTATCTAAACTTGTGGAGCCTAACATGAAAGTCAGTTCATTACCCTCTTTAATAGATAACCACTCCTTAGTAATATCATCTATTTGTTCTTCAATAAATAAATTTCTCCTTTTTAAAGGTTCATATTCAAAGACTTGAATATTATTACGATGGGCATTATTTAAATTTTGACGAAGCTTAGCTCCCTTTTTTCCTTCATATTCGTAAGAACTTAAATCAAACATGGGATCTTCTCCACTTTTTATTACACCAAAGTCTGCCTTCTTAAATTTATCTATAAAGCGATTAGTTACGTTTAAAAAACATATATTAAGGTGTTCACGATTACAATAGGATTTAAAGGAGTCTATTAAAATATTAAAATCCTGTCTGTCACAAAGGGGATCACAGGCACATACGGCCACATCCGATGCTATTTTATAACTTATGGCAGAAAAATTATTTTTA
This is a stretch of genomic DNA from Anaeromicrobium sediminis. It encodes these proteins:
- a CDS encoding MalY/PatB family protein; translated protein: MKYDFHEIIDRSENNSLKYDELDSMFGRKDLYSLWVADMDFKVAPAIQKALEDKVKEGIYGYTSRPDSYYGSMVNWYNRRYNWNIDKDLVLHSPSVVSSLSLMVQEFTKPGDKIIIQPPVYYPFSNVVKNHGRKLVLNPLKEVDGKYYMDYEDLEEKIDENTKLLILCNPHNPVGRVWTKEELEKLGNICIKKGVKIVSDEIHGDLTLWGRRYTPLGSISEEFRKNTITCLSTSKTFNLAGVQASFIVVPDKEDFEKLDRVMGLYDVSRNNCFSLVAVEAALTHGEEWLEELLVYLGENIEFLIDYCKNHMPKIVPNKPEGTYLVWLDCSNLNMTTKELDDFMINKAKVALDSGFWFGREGKKYMRINVACSRELIKMALDSMKRAYDQL
- a CDS encoding bifunctional lysylphosphatidylglycerol flippase/synthetase MprF, giving the protein MVTKQALHLKTRMFLINIAIFLILFTGLFYILIGIPHVRYYISFIGEFYSGFLLEEVFLIQILFQVIGLILFIVSYKLHKGLRTAKILAIIICLISLALNLLISRGRFSLISVLQIYVISVLMVYGKHFRKNSNPPTKKTGLIVGGFIVLFLIFNSSLNILFFKNYYDNVSNFFHALLHTLSLIFLGHISDPYKLPKFIMIMEDYIMIINWIGILIGLVLILKPFIYKPNINTREKNSIRELLTLYGTNPNSYVALEKDKTYFFPKNNFSAISYKIASDVAVCACDPLCDRQDFNILIDSFKSYCNREHLNICFLNVTNRFIDKFKKADFGVIKSGEDPMFDLSSYEYEGKKGAKLRQNLNNAHRNNIQVFEYEPLKRRNLFIEEQIDDITKEWLSIKEGNELTFMLGSTSLDNPMDRRYFLGKDNNGKIQGFVVFVPFLNKSGYYADVIRRRIDAPTGTMESIIISAFEKLKNEKVKWASLGVCPLNDISSTHTKTTGTLLQYVYENLNKFYDYKNLYQYKKKFAPTHWEDRYIVYYPGKFTPKMAYSIMKTQNPKGVSDYMLTQLKELYSHLKEKEERKNISSSIK
- a CDS encoding CvfB family protein; translation: MIELGKIQKLEVLRDTSVGMYLNAKDELDDTGVLLPTKQIPEGTEIGDEIEVFVYRDSEDRIICTTNSPKLTLGEMEYLEVVDTSKIGAFLDWGLEKDLFLPFNEMTNKVVKGRKYLVSLYIDKSDRLSATMNIGDFLELEGPFNPGDKVDGIIYEVTRERALVAIDRKYHGVILGHDLYGDFRCGNEINARVVDTRKDGKIRLSLRKLAFKQMGTDADTILERLKQYGGTMYLHDKSDPEHIKDELQMSKKGFKRAVGKLLKENKIEFIEGGMKLK
- a CDS encoding D-cysteine desulfhydrase family protein, which gives rise to MNIPEKLSLGNLPTKIEPLEKLSKVIGGPNIYIKRDDQTGLEVSGNKVRKLEFAVKEAIDRGCDTLITCGGVQSNHCRATAAVAAKLGLKCYLVLRGNEEEDLDGNYFLDRLLGAKIKFISKEEYQYDREEIIDNLKKKLENNGYKPYIIPMGASNGIGNFGYFNCMKEIEQQEKELGIEFDAVVATVGSGSTYGGLLLYNKYKNRDSKVYGINICDNAYHFKKVIKEIIDESLEYVEEQIDISEEDINIIDGYAGLGYAISQDEELEFIKYLARLEGVILDPVYTGKAMYGLAKEIKDGNLGEHKNILFIHTGGLFGLFPKRNMMKL
- a CDS encoding carotenoid oxygenase family protein translates to MKINVEQGFKTLVQEVENILLPVEGKVPEWLSGTLIRNGPAKFEVGKEKYNHLFDGLAMLYKFSFRNGKISYTNRFLKGHTFKSIIETGRIVYPEFATIPKSSLPHRIFLNATRHFTDNASVNVTKIGESYIAMTETPPRVEFDPDSLRTLGRFHYGDQVTGHLTTAHPQFDYDKKELINYITRFSLTSSYNIYSIKQGTTKRQIISSIPVKQPAYMHSFGMTKNYVILTEFPLFIDPFRLLLTGSPFVDNLFWKPEYGTTFLIIDKNSGKLVGNFKCEPFFAFHHINCFEDMGNVIVDIVSYKDSSIIKSMYLNKLRQGDLLLPTPEIRRYYLELGSNKVTTHILSKDFIEFPRINYRKCNTKNYNYVYGVSAHKSNGFSNKLVKFCIKSKSYKYWYKENNFPGEPVFVPMPGACGEDEGVILSLVIDTINCNSYLLILDATSFSEIARAYLPFAIPFGSHSQYFE
- a CDS encoding DUF5714 domain-containing protein; translation: MGDFTPMECVEKINEICLTSNSLSIFELGNKLLTLDCVRMHGPEHHYLISAAVITVYCNGTKKEALKQKMLDKALHRANLIQPGSCGYFGVCGASMAVGSAISLIENVTPYKKKELMALGKITLRSQSKIANYMGPRCCKRATYVALEDTHNWLEEQFQLAGNRINNYGSKFVCGFSNSNDTCLKGACKYYNL
- the typA gene encoding translational GTPase TypA codes for the protein MAKKKIMNIAVMAHVDAGKSTLVDALLSQSGVFRANEEVVDCVMDSNDIERERGITIYSKNCAIEHNDIKINIVDTPGHADFSSEVERIIKTVDTAILLVDSSEGPMPQTRFVLKKALERGLRPILFINKIDKKDQRAEEVVDMTFDLFAELDANEEQLDFPIVYGIAKDGIAKREMEDESNDLSPLFDLLEEHVDTYEDRDEDDLQLQICSLAYDDYIGRLGIGRVTSGTIKSGSTLSVCKRDGSVVNGRIAKLFVYEGLNRVEKKEAKSGDMVVIAGISDISIGETICDKDKPKPMEMIEIQEPTLAMNFIVNDSPFAGKSGKYVTTRHIKARLEKELEVNVGLRVEMLESQDGYKVSGRGELHLSILLENMRREGYEVSVSKPEVLMQRIDEQLHEPVERVIINVPEDYSGTVISRLNLRKGMLEFMETDNGYTKIEFLVPTRGLLGYRSQFINDTRGEGTIVRSFERYEPYKGEIPGRANGVLISQVKGSTMSYALFNLSDRATMFVNPAVDVYEGMIVGMNSRKDDMVVNPCKNKKLTNVRASGSDDAIKLVRAKEFTLEEALEFIEDDELVEITPDAIRLRKKILNENDRIKAMRKNS
- a CDS encoding ATP-dependent DNA helicase → MGNFVKISVRGLVEYVLRRGSIDSTFVGTSVLVEGVRAHQKIQGKQGDNYESEVSLKMDISYKDSFFKIEGRCDGIIKEDVIIIDEIKSTRRELEYIEEDHNEVYWGQGKVYAYMYAKENNIENIKVQLTYMNINTEEEKRFIKEFTIDELEEFIYYLLEEYKIYADLRMDMEEKRQNTIKDLDFPFPSYRKGQRELAVSIYKTIRNEKRIFAKAPTGTGKTISTLFPAIKALGENKIEKIIYLTAKTITKKVAEETLNILLSKGLSCKSTTITAKEKICFMDEVNCNKEHCHYADGYYNKLNKAIIDIFENENMMDRETIEKYSEKHGVCPFEFSLDLSLLSPIVVCDYNYFFDPRASLKRLNEENKNSYGVLIDEAHNLVDRSREMFSASLNKSDFLDLKRKFKNKDKDMHRHLNKINSYMIDLRKEREEKSFTKKDKPKDINRFLNGFVSKAEKWLMDNKGDEDYKEVLDLYFNCNSFVRILKLYDERYITYVEKSKSEVTLKLFCLDPSHLLREITKNNRATIFFSATLSPMKYYKEVLGSDEDDYNVMLPFPFDRDNIKVYINKVSTRYKDRENTYEKIVNTISDTLNKEPGNTLIFFPSYSYMYRIYEIFIEKHGHMNIIVQDNHMSEEEREEFLEEFSKDERVIGFAVLGGIFSEGIDLREEKLEGVIIVGVGLPQLCFERNIIKEYYDSNEQWGYDYSYVYPGMNKVLQAGGRLIRTERDKGFLLLMDDRFLTGKYQNMIPYEWKNFKLI